The Achromobacter pestifer genome includes a region encoding these proteins:
- a CDS encoding DUF1254 domain-containing protein has translation MRDCQSSTGFFSKARHGRPAMMAARLAVAAALAGGLAGCALNAHDSSGSQSVGIDGVTAQQARGIAREAYLYGTPMVASYQTMHAFSIDKNNPQYKGPFNSVNNVARVFTPEDTAFVTPNADTPYTFAVLDLRAEPVVITVPAMEPRRYFVLQLMDLYTYNFAYIGSRSTGNGGGRFLVAGPNWKGKPPAGITKVIRSETDLVNLVGRTQLFNAGDLPNVKRIQSRYKVQTLSAFRKQRAPEPAPAVDWIAPEPPAQMRSSLEFYNQLAFLLRFAPAHPSEQSLRARFASIGLEPGRQFDFNSMNPALRRALQEGMHDGQNDIDKNREALNGKTDGLFGDRNTLKNDYLARATGTQVGIGGNSRVEALYPVLENDSTGQPLDGRNKYTLRFAPRSLPPVNAFWSMTLYRLPEQLLASNPLKRYLINSSMLPTLKRDRDGAITIYIQSESPGKGKESNWLPAPAGPFMVTLRYYWPKPALLDGKWASPQIERARQAPAARPAPFPPQVRH, from the coding sequence ATGCGCGATTGCCAGAGTAGCACTGGATTTTTCTCCAAGGCCCGCCACGGCCGCCCCGCGATGATGGCGGCGCGGCTGGCCGTCGCGGCGGCGCTGGCAGGAGGGTTGGCAGGGTGCGCCCTCAACGCCCACGATTCGAGCGGATCGCAATCGGTCGGCATCGACGGCGTCACGGCGCAGCAGGCGCGCGGCATCGCCCGCGAAGCCTATCTGTACGGCACGCCCATGGTCGCAAGCTACCAGACCATGCATGCCTTCAGCATCGACAAGAACAACCCCCAGTACAAGGGCCCGTTCAACAGCGTCAACAACGTCGCGCGCGTGTTCACGCCCGAAGATACCGCCTTCGTCACGCCCAACGCCGACACGCCATACACCTTCGCGGTCCTGGACTTGCGCGCCGAACCCGTGGTCATCACCGTGCCCGCCATGGAGCCGCGGCGCTACTTCGTGCTGCAACTGATGGACCTGTACACCTATAACTTTGCCTACATCGGCAGCCGCAGCACGGGCAATGGCGGTGGCCGGTTCCTTGTCGCAGGTCCGAACTGGAAGGGCAAGCCGCCGGCCGGCATCACCAAGGTGATCAGGTCGGAAACCGATCTGGTCAATCTGGTCGGACGCACCCAGCTCTTTAACGCGGGTGACCTGCCGAACGTCAAGCGCATCCAGTCGCGCTACAAGGTCCAGACCCTGTCGGCCTTTCGCAAGCAGCGCGCGCCCGAGCCGGCGCCGGCCGTCGATTGGATCGCGCCCGAGCCGCCTGCGCAGATGCGCAGTTCGCTGGAGTTCTACAACCAGCTCGCCTTCCTGCTGCGGTTCGCGCCGGCCCATCCCTCGGAACAATCATTGCGCGCACGCTTTGCCAGCATCGGCCTGGAACCGGGCCGGCAGTTCGATTTCAACAGCATGAACCCAGCATTGCGCCGCGCCTTGCAGGAAGGCATGCATGACGGCCAGAACGACATCGACAAGAACCGCGAGGCCCTGAACGGCAAGACCGATGGGCTGTTCGGCGACCGCAACACGTTGAAGAACGACTATCTGGCGCGCGCCACGGGCACGCAGGTCGGCATCGGCGGCAACAGCCGTGTGGAAGCGCTGTATCCCGTGCTGGAAAACGACAGCACCGGCCAGCCGCTGGATGGTCGCAACAAATACACCCTGCGCTTCGCGCCGCGCAGCCTGCCGCCCGTCAACGCCTTCTGGTCCATGACCCTGTACCGCCTGCCCGAGCAGCTGCTGGCGTCCAATCCGCTCAAGCGCTATCTGATTAACTCGTCCATGCTGCCAACGCTCAAACGCGACCGCGACGGCGCCATCACGATCTACATCCAGTCGGAGTCGCCGGGCAAGGGCAAGGAGTCCAACTGGCTGCCCGCGCCGGCCGGGCCTTTCATGGTCACGTTGCGGTACTACTGGCCCAAGCCTGCGTTGCTGGACGGCAAGTGGGCGTCGCCGCAGATAGAGCGGGCCAGGCAGGCGCCGGCGGCTCGTCCGGCGCCTTTCCCGCCGCAGGTTCGACACTAA
- a CDS encoding SDR family oxidoreductase, giving the protein MTVKNAVPGDISALPVDLSGKRAIVTAGAAGIGAAIAAAFAERGARVHVCDVDEQALAACPHPWSRADVSRRDEIDRYMREALAQLGGLDVLVNNAGIAGPTAGIADIQPQELDATLDINLASQFHTVRHALPALRASGGGSIINISSVAGRMGIPMRTPYAATKWGVVGLTRSLAVELGGHGIRVNALLPGLVAGPRIDRVIEARARNMGLTVEEETRLELAGVSLRQFVRAADIANMALFLASPFGAMISGQAISIDGDLQSLPWQPPAD; this is encoded by the coding sequence ATGACTGTGAAGAACGCTGTCCCGGGGGATATTTCCGCGCTGCCCGTGGACCTGTCCGGCAAGCGCGCCATCGTGACCGCGGGTGCGGCCGGCATCGGCGCGGCGATCGCCGCCGCGTTCGCCGAACGCGGCGCGCGGGTCCACGTCTGCGACGTGGACGAGCAGGCCCTGGCGGCCTGCCCCCATCCCTGGTCGCGCGCCGACGTGAGCCGGCGCGACGAGATCGACCGCTACATGCGGGAAGCGCTGGCGCAGCTGGGCGGCCTGGACGTACTGGTGAACAACGCGGGCATCGCCGGGCCGACCGCAGGCATCGCGGACATCCAGCCGCAGGAGCTGGACGCGACGCTGGACATCAATCTGGCATCGCAGTTCCACACGGTGCGCCATGCGTTGCCGGCGCTGCGCGCTTCAGGCGGCGGCAGCATCATCAACATCAGCTCGGTGGCTGGCCGCATGGGCATCCCCATGCGTACGCCCTATGCCGCGACCAAATGGGGCGTGGTGGGCCTGACCCGTTCGCTCGCGGTCGAGCTGGGCGGCCATGGCATCCGCGTCAACGCGCTGCTGCCGGGATTGGTGGCCGGGCCGCGGATCGACCGGGTGATCGAAGCGCGCGCCAGGAACATGGGCCTGACCGTGGAGGAAGAAACCCGGTTGGAGTTGGCCGGCGTCAGCCTGCGGCAGTTCGTGCGCGCGGCGGACATCGCCAACATGGCGCTGTTCCTGGCGAGTCCGTTCGGGGCGATGATCAGTGGGCAGGCAATCAGCATAGACGGCGACCTGCAATCGCTGCCCTGGCAGCCGCCGGCGGATTGA
- a CDS encoding LysR family transcriptional regulator, producing MKRNFNIHDLRIFYAVVMTGSTRQAAQSMHLTQPAVSHAISRLESATGVQLFDRSHKTLRPTEAGQYLYSEAKFVLDELVRIDEALHSIEQFGGRGLRIASSPALALGYAPDAVRRYLDANGTRPFSIDIESSVQAISAVETMRADFGLGAVERDSARLAFTPFLRADVMAIAHRDHPLAARDTIAAGEIPPDTYVKPLWSDYVVAQGDIADSLLLSSGMRAHMSLLPGTVRAVKGISLVNALSAWDIVTAYPDLVARPLASRQWFDFFLITRKEPRNRDLAERLLDALRATAQDRRQGVYAQTVQLLE from the coding sequence ATGAAGCGCAACTTCAATATTCACGACCTGCGCATTTTCTACGCCGTCGTCATGACCGGGTCGACCCGGCAGGCGGCGCAGTCCATGCATCTGACGCAACCAGCGGTCAGCCACGCGATTTCCCGTCTGGAAAGCGCCACCGGCGTGCAGCTGTTCGACCGGTCTCACAAGACACTGCGCCCCACCGAGGCTGGCCAGTACCTCTACAGCGAAGCGAAGTTCGTGCTGGACGAACTGGTCCGCATCGACGAGGCCCTGCACAGCATTGAACAGTTCGGCGGACGCGGCCTGCGGATCGCGTCCTCGCCCGCGCTGGCGCTGGGCTATGCGCCCGACGCCGTGCGGCGCTACTTGGATGCCAACGGCACCCGGCCTTTTTCCATCGACATCGAATCGTCGGTGCAGGCCATCAGCGCCGTCGAGACCATGCGCGCGGACTTCGGCCTGGGCGCGGTGGAACGCGACAGCGCGCGCCTGGCGTTCACGCCATTCCTGCGCGCCGACGTCATGGCCATCGCGCATCGCGATCATCCCCTGGCGGCGCGCGACACCATCGCGGCGGGCGAGATCCCGCCAGACACCTACGTGAAGCCCTTGTGGTCCGACTATGTGGTCGCCCAGGGCGACATCGCGGATTCGCTGCTGCTGAGCTCCGGCATGCGGGCGCATATGTCCTTGCTGCCTGGCACTGTCCGGGCCGTCAAGGGCATCAGCCTGGTCAACGCCCTGTCCGCGTGGGACATCGTGACGGCCTATCCCGATCTGGTCGCCCGGCCCCTGGCGTCGCGGCAGTGGTTCGACTTCTTTCTCATCACCCGCAAGGAGCCGCGCAACCGGGACCTGGCCGAGCGGCTGCTCGACGCCCTGCGCGCCACGGCGCAGGACCGCCGCCAGGGCGTCTATGCGCAGACGGTCCAATTGCTGGAGTAG